In Planctomycetota bacterium, one genomic interval encodes:
- a CDS encoding caspase family protein has translation MTKRILGAAMVMGLFLAVSCVSSERSLRQFDEKMTSERRVKTEDALGEPRIEIVQRPISSSPDVRFTVMADMVKRDSFLQQYQKTEKFEQVQSGEGLMIAGGIMWGWGLLEWMFGAIFGIEDPASGYTLTPAEKAQYARWESQGATLFVLGLIPFIVGASMEQQVTYADKPVGTFERNVSKDTALGKAVPMPNLMVTASAKNDTGTLNISGTTDQDGKAALAMDRLMSDVIATARELPQNTSVEIKAANGQPTYLYYNITEAIDIMSRGVIDWNTAPEGLTPYLEARMEIGGSTKASETVELKFHVSNQKGKGDCYRLQAMLKSEEPLFNRRILIGHIKAGQEISVSNKVEIPRLWQDRVIPLTVTFEELYKNIPDNIEARLVIEGLPRPALAYSYQIVDDGSGNSVGNSDGVAQKGEALDIEVTVNNTGAVAARDVQARISFASEVGEGVILQRNSLSLGDLAPNESKKGRFTLVVKKVAQINDININLNIDEKNLNVATADTIAVKIGAQTETKAIVMNPKPAYVTVDEITVRGGASPDSIARFRLKKDMALTITGQMGDWYRVDLGSGRNGWVSKNEIGMTEPKRDATAVAAPAAAATVIEVMQKAPPLIVLAQPQKSAVETFDDSIKIVGTAGDDRSVEKVDILVNNNLAKSLSTRGISVVERPKSSDEKTPSYSFEQIVSLNMGNNEIKIIAYDDEGLTRHQTIRVTRVPQRGETYMLSIGISNYDDQSIKKLPFAEEDAKSMADFYRNNPASPMKPENITTLYGKQATSRNIRKAIGDMSKKAKEYDTVILYYAGHGDVGKHPNKNTEYYLIPVDAEKEDLFSTAIELSEAQRLWSAVTSKRKVFIADACNSGGFSDLRGDVDGFEKGMGEGTIVMTASSRGQKAIEEPKLKHGLFTYFLLQGLAGAADTDGDKRVSISELKKFLDKEVPNKAKELGSAQTPVIKIETSGEIYLTR, from the coding sequence ATGACAAAGAGAATATTGGGCGCGGCAATGGTAATGGGTTTGTTCTTGGCGGTTTCCTGCGTCAGTTCGGAGCGGAGTTTACGCCAGTTCGACGAGAAGATGACCAGCGAACGCAGGGTTAAGACCGAGGACGCCTTGGGCGAACCCAGGATAGAAATAGTCCAGAGGCCGATTTCCTCGAGTCCTGATGTCAGGTTCACCGTGATGGCCGATATGGTCAAGCGTGATTCCTTCCTTCAGCAATATCAAAAGACCGAGAAATTCGAGCAGGTTCAGAGCGGCGAAGGACTGATGATAGCCGGCGGTATAATGTGGGGCTGGGGCCTGCTGGAATGGATGTTCGGGGCTATTTTTGGCATAGAAGACCCGGCCAGCGGTTATACCCTAACGCCGGCGGAAAAAGCCCAGTATGCCAGATGGGAAAGCCAGGGCGCGACGCTTTTTGTCCTTGGTTTGATTCCTTTCATAGTCGGCGCTTCTATGGAGCAACAGGTCACCTATGCGGACAAGCCGGTCGGCACATTTGAACGTAATGTCTCCAAGGACACCGCGCTCGGCAAGGCCGTGCCCATGCCCAACCTGATGGTTACGGCCTCGGCCAAGAACGACACCGGCACCCTGAATATCTCAGGCACCACGGACCAGGACGGCAAGGCGGCTCTGGCCATGGATCGGTTGATGTCAGATGTCATTGCCACGGCTCGGGAACTGCCCCAGAATACCAGCGTGGAAATCAAGGCGGCCAACGGCCAGCCGACCTATCTGTATTATAATATCACGGAGGCCATAGACATTATGTCGCGCGGCGTGATTGACTGGAACACGGCGCCCGAGGGGTTAACTCCTTATCTCGAGGCGCGGATGGAAATCGGCGGTTCGACCAAGGCCAGCGAAACCGTGGAACTGAAATTCCATGTCTCCAACCAGAAGGGCAAGGGCGATTGCTACCGGCTCCAGGCCATGCTGAAAAGCGAGGAGCCGCTGTTTAATCGGCGCATCCTGATCGGGCACATCAAGGCCGGGCAGGAGATTTCGGTCAGCAACAAGGTGGAAATCCCCCGGCTCTGGCAGGACCGGGTCATTCCGCTGACGGTCACATTCGAGGAATTATACAAAAATATTCCGGATAATATAGAAGCCCGGCTGGTCATCGAAGGCCTGCCCAGGCCGGCACTGGCCTATTCATACCAGATTGTGGACGACGGCTCAGGCAACTCGGTCGGCAACAGCGACGGCGTGGCCCAGAAAGGCGAGGCGCTGGATATCGAAGTGACGGTCAATAACACCGGTGCGGTGGCGGCCCGGGATGTCCAGGCCCGGATATCGTTTGCTTCAGAGGTGGGCGAGGGCGTCATTTTACAGCGCAATAGTTTATCACTGGGTGACCTGGCCCCGAACGAGAGCAAGAAGGGCCGGTTTACTTTGGTGGTTAAAAAGGTGGCCCAGATAAATGACATAAACATCAATCTCAATATAGATGAAAAGAATCTTAACGTTGCCACGGCCGATACCATCGCCGTAAAAATCGGCGCCCAGACCGAGACCAAGGCCATTGTCATGAATCCCAAGCCGGCCTATGTCACGGTGGACGAGATTACCGTGCGCGGCGGCGCCAGCCCGGACAGCATTGCCCGGTTCCGGCTCAAAAAGGATATGGCCCTGACCATCACCGGCCAGATGGGCGATTGGTATCGGGTGGACCTGGGTAGCGGCCGGAATGGCTGGGTATCCAAGAATGAGATTGGCATGACCGAGCCCAAGCGGGACGCCACCGCAGTAGCTGCCCCGGCAGCCGCGGCCACGGTTATTGAGGTGATGCAAAAGGCCCCGCCGCTGATTGTCCTGGCCCAGCCCCAGAAGAGCGCGGTCGAGACCTTCGACGACTCTATTAAGATTGTCGGTACGGCCGGCGACGACCGCTCGGTGGAAAAGGTGGATATCCTGGTTAATAATAACCTGGCCAAGAGTTTGAGCACCCGGGGCATCAGTGTGGTCGAGCGTCCCAAATCATCGGACGAGAAAACGCCCAGTTACTCCTTTGAGCAGATTGTTTCGCTTAATATGGGCAATAATGAAATCAAAATCATTGCCTATGACGATGAAGGCCTGACCCGGCACCAGACCATCAGGGTTACCCGCGTCCCGCAAAGAGGCGAGACGTATATGCTGTCTATCGGCATCAGCAACTATGACGACCAGAGCATCAAGAAATTGCCCTTTGCCGAAGAGGACGCCAAATCCATGGCTGATTTCTACCGTAATAATCCGGCCTCGCCCATGAAACCGGAAAATATCACCACCCTTTACGGCAAACAGGCCACCAGCCGGAATATCAGGAAAGCCATCGGAGACATGAGTAAGAAAGCCAAGGAATACGATACGGTCATTCTCTATTACGCCGGGCATGGCGATGTCGGCAAGCATCCCAACAAAAACACTGAATATTATCTGATACCGGTGGATGCGGAGAAAGAGGACCTGTTCTCCACGGCTATCGAGTTAAGCGAGGCCCAGCGGCTCTGGAGCGCGGTCACCTCCAAGCGCAAGGTCTTTATTGCTGATGCCTGCAACTCCGGCGGATTCAGCGACCTGAGAGGCGATGTGGACGGCTTTGAAAAAGGCATGGGCGAAGGCACTATCGTCATGACCGCATCATCCCGGGGCCAAAAGGCCATCGAAGAGCCCAAACTCAAGCACGGCCTGTTTACTTATTTTCTGTTGCAGGGCTTGGCCGGCGCGGCCGATACAGACGGCGACAAGCGGGTCAGCATCAGCGAATTGAAGAAATTCCTGGACAAAGAAGTGCCCAATAAGGCCAAGGAACTGGGCTCGGCCCAGACGCCGGTGATTAAGATTGAGACCAGCGGCGAGATATACCTGACCCGTTAG